The Megalopta genalis isolate 19385.01 chromosome 12, iyMegGena1_principal, whole genome shotgun sequence genome window below encodes:
- the RabGGTa gene encoding rab geranylgeranyltransferase subunit alpha isoform X1: MYFIVSYYKPHDSLFIHVTYHGRVKVRTTAEQEAIKKKERAKKLAEYRAGMGLIFQKRRDQIYDDELMTVTERLLIENSDIYTLWNIRREAFTKNDWNEEHLNESYQHELVLTENCLKSNPKSYYVWYQRIWIMEHMREPDWKRELMLCSRYLNIDERNFHCWNHRRYVVQKAEVSLEDEFKYSTSKIMNNFSNYSSWHYRSRLLSTMFDKCNQETINQKKKDELDLVMNATFTDPNDTSAWFYQRWLLNARDFDSALSQVLLQEDRIILFTDRTVSLESISLHINNEIESVQWKSWQETKFSKLLFGKFKKELNEIGEIQVTIEGKVYPIYHFNKKWVYKKRKSRICYNQDQLLDQLSNYKQLIEMEPDNKWAILTAVHLMRKIDFVKFNDDILTNLNTLLEVDPLRFNYYKDLRSKYIIEYKLHELWSTEEDNEIKLKIDLSGLNLTTLSTNEYLSFFEELNLSSNCLSISLHQLSLLQNCKKLSLSSNQLESLEKFPTLDRLKVLSLRNNKLNNLQEILQLLARHKLKSLDLRENPVCNATELKIRIMEINQNLELHIE, encoded by the exons ATGTACTTCATTGTGTCATATTATAAACCACATGATTCTCTTTTTATACATGTTACATAT CACGGAAGAGTTAAGGTTCGGACAACTGCAGAACAAGAagcaataaaaaagaaagagagagctaaGAAACTTGCAGAATATAGAGCTGGAATGGGCTTGATATTTCAAAAA AGGAGAGATCAAATATACGATGATGAGTTGATGACAGTTACCGAGCGCTTACTAATAGAGAATTCTGACATTTATACATTATGGAATATTCGTAGAGAGGCATTTACAAAAAATGATTG GAATGAAGAACACTTAAATGAATCATACCAGCATGAATTAGTTCTCACTGAAAACTGTTTGAAAAGTAATCCTAAGTCATATTATGTATGGTACCAAAGAATATGGATTATGGAGCATATGAGAGAACCTGACTGGAAAAGGGAATTAATGTTATGTTCTAGGTATTTAAACATCGATGAAAGAAACT TTCATTGCTGGAATCATAGACGATATGTTGTACAGAAAGCTGAGGTTTCTCTTGAAgacgaatttaaatattctacttcaAAAATCATGAACAATTTTTCCAATTATTCTTCTTGGCATTACCGAAGCCGGCTTTTATCAACTATGTTTGATAAGTGTAATCAAGAAACCATTAATCAGAAGAAAAAAGATG agtTGGACTTAGTGATGAATGCTACATTTACAGATCCTAATGATACTAGTGCTTGGTTTTATCAAAGATGGTTATTAAATGCTCGAGATTTTGACTCTGCTCTGTCTCAAGTTTTATTGCAAGAAGATAGAATAATTCTCTTTACTGACCGAACTGTATCATTGGAATCAATATCTTTGCATATTAACAATGAAATTGAATCTGTTCAATGGAAATCCTGGCAAGAAACAAAATTTTCTAAATTGTTGtttggaaaatttaaaaaagaattgaATGAGATAGGAGAGATTCAAGTAACAATTGAAGGAAAAGTTTATCCTATatatcattttaataaaaaatgggtttataaaaaaagaaaatccaGAATTTGTTATAATCAGGACCAACTACTGGATCAATTATCAAATTATAAACAACTTATAGAAATGGAACCTGATAACAAGTGGGCTATTTTAACTGCAGTACATTTAATGAGAAAAATCGACTTCGTAAAATTTAATGATGATATTTTAACAAATTTGAATACTTTACTTGAAGTTGATCCTCTTCGTTTTAATTACTACAAAGACCTGA GAAGTAAATATATCATAGAATATAAATTGCACGAATTATGGAGCACAGAAGAagacaatgaaataaaattaaaaattgatcttTCAGGATTAAATTTAACAACATTGAGTACTAATGAGTACCTTAGTTTCTTCGAAGAACTAAATCTCAGTTCTAACTGTTTATCAATTTCTTTACATCAGTTATCTTTGTTACAGAACTGTAAGAAATTATCATTATCGAGTAATCAATTAGAAAGTTTGGAAAAGTTTCCAACATTAGACCGTCTCAAGGTTTTATCATTGAGaaataataagctaaataatttacaaGAAATATTACAATTACTAGCAAGACATAAATTAAAGTCGCTTGACCTAAGAGAAAATCCAGTATGTAATGCAACagaattaaaaattagaattatgGAAATTAATCAAAATTTAGAATTACATatagaataa
- the RabGGTa gene encoding rab geranylgeranyltransferase subunit alpha isoform X2, translated as MHGRVKVRTTAEQEAIKKKERAKKLAEYRAGMGLIFQKRRDQIYDDELMTVTERLLIENSDIYTLWNIRREAFTKNDWNEEHLNESYQHELVLTENCLKSNPKSYYVWYQRIWIMEHMREPDWKRELMLCSRYLNIDERNFHCWNHRRYVVQKAEVSLEDEFKYSTSKIMNNFSNYSSWHYRSRLLSTMFDKCNQETINQKKKDELDLVMNATFTDPNDTSAWFYQRWLLNARDFDSALSQVLLQEDRIILFTDRTVSLESISLHINNEIESVQWKSWQETKFSKLLFGKFKKELNEIGEIQVTIEGKVYPIYHFNKKWVYKKRKSRICYNQDQLLDQLSNYKQLIEMEPDNKWAILTAVHLMRKIDFVKFNDDILTNLNTLLEVDPLRFNYYKDLRSKYIIEYKLHELWSTEEDNEIKLKIDLSGLNLTTLSTNEYLSFFEELNLSSNCLSISLHQLSLLQNCKKLSLSSNQLESLEKFPTLDRLKVLSLRNNKLNNLQEILQLLARHKLKSLDLRENPVCNATELKIRIMEINQNLELHIE; from the exons ATg CACGGAAGAGTTAAGGTTCGGACAACTGCAGAACAAGAagcaataaaaaagaaagagagagctaaGAAACTTGCAGAATATAGAGCTGGAATGGGCTTGATATTTCAAAAA AGGAGAGATCAAATATACGATGATGAGTTGATGACAGTTACCGAGCGCTTACTAATAGAGAATTCTGACATTTATACATTATGGAATATTCGTAGAGAGGCATTTACAAAAAATGATTG GAATGAAGAACACTTAAATGAATCATACCAGCATGAATTAGTTCTCACTGAAAACTGTTTGAAAAGTAATCCTAAGTCATATTATGTATGGTACCAAAGAATATGGATTATGGAGCATATGAGAGAACCTGACTGGAAAAGGGAATTAATGTTATGTTCTAGGTATTTAAACATCGATGAAAGAAACT TTCATTGCTGGAATCATAGACGATATGTTGTACAGAAAGCTGAGGTTTCTCTTGAAgacgaatttaaatattctacttcaAAAATCATGAACAATTTTTCCAATTATTCTTCTTGGCATTACCGAAGCCGGCTTTTATCAACTATGTTTGATAAGTGTAATCAAGAAACCATTAATCAGAAGAAAAAAGATG agtTGGACTTAGTGATGAATGCTACATTTACAGATCCTAATGATACTAGTGCTTGGTTTTATCAAAGATGGTTATTAAATGCTCGAGATTTTGACTCTGCTCTGTCTCAAGTTTTATTGCAAGAAGATAGAATAATTCTCTTTACTGACCGAACTGTATCATTGGAATCAATATCTTTGCATATTAACAATGAAATTGAATCTGTTCAATGGAAATCCTGGCAAGAAACAAAATTTTCTAAATTGTTGtttggaaaatttaaaaaagaattgaATGAGATAGGAGAGATTCAAGTAACAATTGAAGGAAAAGTTTATCCTATatatcattttaataaaaaatgggtttataaaaaaagaaaatccaGAATTTGTTATAATCAGGACCAACTACTGGATCAATTATCAAATTATAAACAACTTATAGAAATGGAACCTGATAACAAGTGGGCTATTTTAACTGCAGTACATTTAATGAGAAAAATCGACTTCGTAAAATTTAATGATGATATTTTAACAAATTTGAATACTTTACTTGAAGTTGATCCTCTTCGTTTTAATTACTACAAAGACCTGA GAAGTAAATATATCATAGAATATAAATTGCACGAATTATGGAGCACAGAAGAagacaatgaaataaaattaaaaattgatcttTCAGGATTAAATTTAACAACATTGAGTACTAATGAGTACCTTAGTTTCTTCGAAGAACTAAATCTCAGTTCTAACTGTTTATCAATTTCTTTACATCAGTTATCTTTGTTACAGAACTGTAAGAAATTATCATTATCGAGTAATCAATTAGAAAGTTTGGAAAAGTTTCCAACATTAGACCGTCTCAAGGTTTTATCATTGAGaaataataagctaaataatttacaaGAAATATTACAATTACTAGCAAGACATAAATTAAAGTCGCTTGACCTAAGAGAAAATCCAGTATGTAATGCAACagaattaaaaattagaattatgGAAATTAATCAAAATTTAGAATTACATatagaataa
- the RabGGTa gene encoding rab geranylgeranyltransferase subunit alpha isoform X3, with amino-acid sequence MGLIFQKRRDQIYDDELMTVTERLLIENSDIYTLWNIRREAFTKNDWNEEHLNESYQHELVLTENCLKSNPKSYYVWYQRIWIMEHMREPDWKRELMLCSRYLNIDERNFHCWNHRRYVVQKAEVSLEDEFKYSTSKIMNNFSNYSSWHYRSRLLSTMFDKCNQETINQKKKDELDLVMNATFTDPNDTSAWFYQRWLLNARDFDSALSQVLLQEDRIILFTDRTVSLESISLHINNEIESVQWKSWQETKFSKLLFGKFKKELNEIGEIQVTIEGKVYPIYHFNKKWVYKKRKSRICYNQDQLLDQLSNYKQLIEMEPDNKWAILTAVHLMRKIDFVKFNDDILTNLNTLLEVDPLRFNYYKDLRSKYIIEYKLHELWSTEEDNEIKLKIDLSGLNLTTLSTNEYLSFFEELNLSSNCLSISLHQLSLLQNCKKLSLSSNQLESLEKFPTLDRLKVLSLRNNKLNNLQEILQLLARHKLKSLDLRENPVCNATELKIRIMEINQNLELHIE; translated from the exons ATGGGCTTGATATTTCAAAAA AGGAGAGATCAAATATACGATGATGAGTTGATGACAGTTACCGAGCGCTTACTAATAGAGAATTCTGACATTTATACATTATGGAATATTCGTAGAGAGGCATTTACAAAAAATGATTG GAATGAAGAACACTTAAATGAATCATACCAGCATGAATTAGTTCTCACTGAAAACTGTTTGAAAAGTAATCCTAAGTCATATTATGTATGGTACCAAAGAATATGGATTATGGAGCATATGAGAGAACCTGACTGGAAAAGGGAATTAATGTTATGTTCTAGGTATTTAAACATCGATGAAAGAAACT TTCATTGCTGGAATCATAGACGATATGTTGTACAGAAAGCTGAGGTTTCTCTTGAAgacgaatttaaatattctacttcaAAAATCATGAACAATTTTTCCAATTATTCTTCTTGGCATTACCGAAGCCGGCTTTTATCAACTATGTTTGATAAGTGTAATCAAGAAACCATTAATCAGAAGAAAAAAGATG agtTGGACTTAGTGATGAATGCTACATTTACAGATCCTAATGATACTAGTGCTTGGTTTTATCAAAGATGGTTATTAAATGCTCGAGATTTTGACTCTGCTCTGTCTCAAGTTTTATTGCAAGAAGATAGAATAATTCTCTTTACTGACCGAACTGTATCATTGGAATCAATATCTTTGCATATTAACAATGAAATTGAATCTGTTCAATGGAAATCCTGGCAAGAAACAAAATTTTCTAAATTGTTGtttggaaaatttaaaaaagaattgaATGAGATAGGAGAGATTCAAGTAACAATTGAAGGAAAAGTTTATCCTATatatcattttaataaaaaatgggtttataaaaaaagaaaatccaGAATTTGTTATAATCAGGACCAACTACTGGATCAATTATCAAATTATAAACAACTTATAGAAATGGAACCTGATAACAAGTGGGCTATTTTAACTGCAGTACATTTAATGAGAAAAATCGACTTCGTAAAATTTAATGATGATATTTTAACAAATTTGAATACTTTACTTGAAGTTGATCCTCTTCGTTTTAATTACTACAAAGACCTGA GAAGTAAATATATCATAGAATATAAATTGCACGAATTATGGAGCACAGAAGAagacaatgaaataaaattaaaaattgatcttTCAGGATTAAATTTAACAACATTGAGTACTAATGAGTACCTTAGTTTCTTCGAAGAACTAAATCTCAGTTCTAACTGTTTATCAATTTCTTTACATCAGTTATCTTTGTTACAGAACTGTAAGAAATTATCATTATCGAGTAATCAATTAGAAAGTTTGGAAAAGTTTCCAACATTAGACCGTCTCAAGGTTTTATCATTGAGaaataataagctaaataatttacaaGAAATATTACAATTACTAGCAAGACATAAATTAAAGTCGCTTGACCTAAGAGAAAATCCAGTATGTAATGCAACagaattaaaaattagaattatgGAAATTAATCAAAATTTAGAATTACATatagaataa